The Eubacterium ventriosum genome includes the window CAGTATTGTAGTTAGGGTTTTTAAGGTATAGAGATTAATAAATTAAAAGTTGATTTTTTTATTTGTTTATAAGGAGAAGGTATGTTAAGCATTATTATTGCTTTTGGAAAAGGAAAAGAATATTTAAAAGATTGTTTTGACAGCATTAAGGAGCAGGATTATAAAGACATAGAAACAGTGCTTGTTTTAGACAAAGCTAACATAAATCCGGAAGAAAATATTGAAGAACTGATAAGTGAGTTTTCACAGTCAATTAATTTAAAAGTTTATGAAACCGGTGATAATTCAGGAGTAAGTGCCGCCAGAAATTTGGGACTTTTAAAGGCTAATGGAGAGTATGTGTATTTCCTTGATAGTGATGATTATCTTATGGAAGATACATTAACCGGATTAATGCAAACAATGGATGGGAATAAAGACCTTACATATGGTCGTATTTTTCATACATGGTTTAAGAAGGCCGCTTTTAACGTGGATCAGGGAGATGTTATCGACGATGGAAGCGAACAGGAAGTAGATTCTAAGGTTAATAATGATGATAACTTTAATTTCTCAGAAATAAATGATTATAAGTTAAAAAATTTCGCCAATTTATCAGAAATAACAGTTCTAGGGACAGTGTTTAAAAAGAAATTCTTAACAGATAATAATATTAAGTTTAATGAAGAGCAGAAATATTATTCTGATCCGGAATTTTGGACTAAAGTTCTTATGAATGTGAAAAATTATGGCTGCAATAAGGATAGTATTTACGTAAAGAGATATCACAATGACAAGATTAATCTGCCATCTATTTCTCAAATGGAAGATGATAGGAAGGATGCTCATTTTGTTCAATCATTTCTTGATTGTATGAAATTATCAGAGAGCAAAAATGATATTAGAAATCACTTTGAAAAAATGGCCTGCGATTATTACGTAAAAGTATTTAGCAGAAAGTTTCATGGTAATTCAGCAGATAAAGAATCAATTGATTTTGCCTTAATGTCTTCTATGGTTAAGGAATGTGGAAAGAAGACCATTTCAAAATATGGTTTTGTGGAAAAGAAAATTCTTAGAAATGCCACAGACTATAATATGGAAAAAGTAAAAAAATGGTCAAATATAAGACTTATTAAGAGAAAACTTGTAATGATGTTTACAAGCAAAAAGCATATGTATAGAACCATTAATCTATACGTTTTTGGCAAGATGAAACAGAAAGACAACTGGATTGTTTTTGAAAGTTTTGTTGGAAGAAACTATTCAGGACAGCCAAAATATATTTACCGGTACCTTCAGAAGAATTACGGTTCCAAATTTAAATATATTTGGGTTGTTAATGACAAAAATCTTGTAATTGACGGAAATTGTAAGAAGATTAAGCGCTTTGGATTAAAATATTATTATTACATGACAAGAAGTAAATATTGGGTTAACAATATGAGACAACCTCACGCATATCCGAAGAGAGACAGTCAGATAATGCTTGAAACATGGCATGGAACGCCACTTAAAAAACTGGTTTTTGATATGGATGATGTACACTCAGCTAACCCTAAATATAAGCAGATTGTTTACAAGCAGTCAAGAAAATGGGACTACCTATTATCAGATAACCCGTTTTCAACAGAAAAGTTTCAGAGCTGTTTTATGTATGAAAAAGACAAAATTCTAGAATTGGGATACCCGGCAAATGATCCTTTGTATGATAAGGATTTAGATAAAAAAGCAGATGAATTAAAAATAAAACTTGGCATACCAAAGAATAAAAAAGTTCTTCTTTATGCACCAACATGGAGAGATGATAATTCTTACGGTGCCGGTGAGTACAAGTTTGAATTGGCACTGGACCTTAAACGTTTAAAAGAAGAAATAGGTGATGAATATGTAATTCTTCTTAGAATGCATTACTGGATAGTAGACAAGCTTGATTTAACAGGAATGTCTGATTTTGTTATTAATGTAAGTAATTACAGTGACATAACAGACATATATATTGTGTCAGATATTTGTATGACAGACTATTCATCAGTATTTTTTGACTATGCTAATCTTAAACGCCCTATTTTGTACTATATGTATGACCTTGAAAAATACAGAGACGTTCTTAGAGGTTTTTATCTTGATATTGAAAAAGAACTTCCGGGACCAATACTTCAGACTAACGATGAAGTAATAGATGCAATTAAAAATATTGATAAGGTTAATGAAGAATACAAAGATAAATATCAGGAATTTTATAATAGATTCTGTTGCATAGACGACGGTAATGCGGCAAAGCGTGTATGCGAAAAAGTATTCGGTGTAAAGTAGAAAAAATAAATGATTTGTAAAAAAAGTCGGTGCCTTTAATCTTTTATAGATAAAGTAACCTGATTAATAAGCAGAAACATAAAAATGTTACAAAACATAATGCATTTGACATATTTTTGTAAATATATATAATTAAACCATGTATCGCCTAAATTAAGGACATACAGGACTGGACTTAGAATAAGTACAAATTAAAGAGAGAGAAGGTCCTAAGCTTAATAGGGCAAACATATTGGATTGGAGATTTTTATGAAGAATTATATCGACAGTTTTATGAGATATAGATTCCTTTTAGTTGAATTAGTTAAGAAAGGAATTAAATTAAAATACAGAAGATCATATTTAGGATTAATATGGACTCTGTTGGAACCATTGCTTACAATGATAGTTCTTACATTTGTATTCGGATCTATGCTTGGAAGTAAAGGTGGAGTTTACGGACCGGAATTATATCCGGTATATATTCTTTGTGGACGACTTTTATATAGTTGTTTCTCAAGTGCCTCAAAGATAGGAATGAGATCAATAAGATCAAACCAGGCAATGATAAAGAAAGTATACGTACCAAAATATCTATATCCTTTATCAAGTGTAATTTATAACTACGTTATATTCTTACTATCACTTATAGTACTTGCGATAGTAGGTGTTGTAAGAGGAATTCCACTTACATGGCATATTATAGAAATAGTAATTCCTGTTTTTGTATTATTAATTATGTGTATAGCAGCAGCAATGTTCCTTTCAACAGTCTGCGTATTCTTTAGAGACATTGAATACCTTTGGGACGTATTACTTATGCTGTTAATGTATTGCTCAGCAATATTCTATTATGTTGATAATATTGGAAGCTCAGTGGTTAGAACAGTAATCAGAATGAACCCGCTGTATTGTATTATTGAAAACTTCAGACACATTGTATTGTTAGGAGAATCAATATTTACAAGCTCAATGGAAATCAATATGTTGATTTATTCATCAGTGTTTAGTGTTGTTGCACTTATCATAAGTGTAATTGTATTTAAAAAGAATCAGGACAGATTTATCCTATACATCTAAAGGAGGCTGATTATGGGCAATAAAAAAATTGCACTTAAAGTTGAAAATATAAGTATCCGCTTTAACTTAAGTAAAGAAAAAGTAGATAACTTAAAAGAATTAATAATAAAGAAATTAAAAGGGCAGAAGATTCACTTTAATGAATTTTGGGCTTTGAAAAACATAAATTTTGAACTGCAAAAAGGTGACCGTTTAGGAATCCTTGGATTAAACGGTGCCGGAAAAAGTACACTTCTTAAAGTAATCGCAGGTGTGTACAAACCAACGACAGGTACAGTAAAAAGATACGGACACATTGCTCCAATGATAGAATTGGGCGCAGGCTTTGATCCTAACTACACAGGAAGAGAGAACGTATTCCTGTACGGTTCAGTACTTGGATTTTCAAGAGAATTTCTTGAAGAAAAATATGACGAAATCTTAGAGTTCTCAGAACTTGGAGAATTCATAGATGTACCAATAAAGAACTATTCATCAGGTATGAGAGCAAGACTTGGATTCTCAATCGCTACAGTAGTAGAACCTGAAATCCTAATATTGGATGAAGTATTATCAGTAGGTGATGCTAAGTTCAGAAAGAAATGTGAGCGAAAAATGCAGAAAATGTTCGACCACGGCGTAACAGTATTATTCGTATCACACAGCCTTGCACAGGTAAAAAGACTCTGTAACAAAGCCATTCTCCTTGAACATGGTCAGCTAATAGCCCAGGGAGACATAGACGACGTTTCAGAAATATACGAAAGAAAACTGGAGGAATAAAAATGCATTACGTAACAAAAGGAACATGCTCAAGAGCAATCGACTTTGACGTAGTAGACGGCAAAGTAACAAATACAAAATTCACAATGGGATGCATGGGAAACACACAGGGTGTTGCATCACTTGTAGAAGGAATGGAAGTAGAAGAAGTAATCAAAAGATTAAAAGGCATCGACTGCGGAGGCAGAGGAACATCATGCCCAGATCAGTTGGCAAAAGCACTTGAACAATACTTAGAAGAAAACAAGTAAGAAATAAAGTAAACAGATCGTTGTAAAAATTGGAAAATAATGTGGAATGATTGGTTTACATAAAATCAAACAAAATAACAAAAAACAAGCGGGTTCGTTATGACTAGTCATAATAAACCCG containing:
- a CDS encoding TIGR03905 family TSCPD domain-containing protein — translated: MHYVTKGTCSRAIDFDVVDGKVTNTKFTMGCMGNTQGVASLVEGMEVEEVIKRLKGIDCGGRGTSCPDQLAKALEQYLEENK
- a CDS encoding ABC transporter permease, which codes for MKNYIDSFMRYRFLLVELVKKGIKLKYRRSYLGLIWTLLEPLLTMIVLTFVFGSMLGSKGGVYGPELYPVYILCGRLLYSCFSSASKIGMRSIRSNQAMIKKVYVPKYLYPLSSVIYNYVIFLLSLIVLAIVGVVRGIPLTWHIIEIVIPVFVLLIMCIAAAMFLSTVCVFFRDIEYLWDVLLMLLMYCSAIFYYVDNIGSSVVRTVIRMNPLYCIIENFRHIVLLGESIFTSSMEINMLIYSSVFSVVALIISVIVFKKNQDRFILYI
- a CDS encoding ABC transporter ATP-binding protein; its protein translation is MGNKKIALKVENISIRFNLSKEKVDNLKELIIKKLKGQKIHFNEFWALKNINFELQKGDRLGILGLNGAGKSTLLKVIAGVYKPTTGTVKRYGHIAPMIELGAGFDPNYTGRENVFLYGSVLGFSREFLEEKYDEILEFSELGEFIDVPIKNYSSGMRARLGFSIATVVEPEILILDEVLSVGDAKFRKKCERKMQKMFDHGVTVLFVSHSLAQVKRLCNKAILLEHGQLIAQGDIDDVSEIYERKLEE
- a CDS encoding bifunctional glycosyltransferase family 2 protein/CDP-glycerol:glycerophosphate glycerophosphotransferase, producing the protein MLSIIIAFGKGKEYLKDCFDSIKEQDYKDIETVLVLDKANINPEENIEELISEFSQSINLKVYETGDNSGVSAARNLGLLKANGEYVYFLDSDDYLMEDTLTGLMQTMDGNKDLTYGRIFHTWFKKAAFNVDQGDVIDDGSEQEVDSKVNNDDNFNFSEINDYKLKNFANLSEITVLGTVFKKKFLTDNNIKFNEEQKYYSDPEFWTKVLMNVKNYGCNKDSIYVKRYHNDKINLPSISQMEDDRKDAHFVQSFLDCMKLSESKNDIRNHFEKMACDYYVKVFSRKFHGNSADKESIDFALMSSMVKECGKKTISKYGFVEKKILRNATDYNMEKVKKWSNIRLIKRKLVMMFTSKKHMYRTINLYVFGKMKQKDNWIVFESFVGRNYSGQPKYIYRYLQKNYGSKFKYIWVVNDKNLVIDGNCKKIKRFGLKYYYYMTRSKYWVNNMRQPHAYPKRDSQIMLETWHGTPLKKLVFDMDDVHSANPKYKQIVYKQSRKWDYLLSDNPFSTEKFQSCFMYEKDKILELGYPANDPLYDKDLDKKADELKIKLGIPKNKKVLLYAPTWRDDNSYGAGEYKFELALDLKRLKEEIGDEYVILLRMHYWIVDKLDLTGMSDFVINVSNYSDITDIYIVSDICMTDYSSVFFDYANLKRPILYYMYDLEKYRDVLRGFYLDIEKELPGPILQTNDEVIDAIKNIDKVNEEYKDKYQEFYNRFCCIDDGNAAKRVCEKVFGVK